The Corythoichthys intestinalis isolate RoL2023-P3 chromosome 1, ASM3026506v1, whole genome shotgun sequence genomic interval TGAAGTCAGAAGAGTACGACGTTACGTCACCGCTGTCCGAAAGCGGGGCTAAGACGCCGTCCGATTGCGATTGTCCCTCTCCTTTTGTCGTCAGGTGTTGAAATGAGCAGTCGCTCGATGGTTTCGCAGCGTCACTCGGACCTTCAtctttttcactcttcaaactGACACTCATTGGAAACTTGGGGATTTCATCttcctgttcttcttctttaatgCTGAGTTTCTCTGGCGCCGCCTCTTGTTTGATGTACAGCATCACAGACTCCTGCTTAACGTGGAGGGCGCCGTGCTTCTCATGGGGAAGATCTTCTACAGTGACTTCTGCGTGAcactggatgaaaaaaaaaaaaaaaaaatcacgttgcTTGCTAAAGTCGAGCTTTTGCCATGACATTCAGCTTGCATATTTTTAATAATATGGGGAAAAATATACAGGTCATTCCCCAAATATTAGCATATTCTGATAATGTTCATTATTTCCCACAATGTAatgataaaaattacattttcatgTACTTTAGAttaattacacacaactgatttACCTTgataacaataaatgatgataaaTTCACCCAAGCTGCTGTTATGTTTTGAGAATCTgaataattgcatgaaatacaaatgaaacatTTCTCGTTGATTTACCAGCTtccaatttaacaattgtacatgtaaACATcaagtatataaaaataaattggtaaacaataagcattcaagtatgaacatttataacagcttgtatgacttgaacaatgtacataacAAATATCAATATggccactgtgcaaaaatgtttttgtaacaCAAAGGACTTACTGCAAGAGGGGCTTGAACtatacacttcaaacagacaacttagTGACCAATTTTCCAGTTTTTCCCTAGCACCTTTTAAATATTATCCCAACAGGTTTTCCTGCGGGGTTTTCTTAAACGTTGAGGCATAAATCATCATatggtatataaatatatagacGATATATTGTCTGATAAATTATTgctgatatgcgatattattgtcaaattttttttttttaccaattcaaCCACGAATGTcatgacaatacatcctaataaatcacccaaATGCAATGAATTgttcatcttaaaaaaaaaaaaaaaacatattagaaagaagatatttaaaaaaaacacagacaatgcagaacgagtcatttgaaagctaaatgcagaatatgaaataggtgagaatcccaatgccaTTTCTATTCTCTACCAATTAGAGCCTATCAAAAGTGTTGATTTGatacaaaatgactgtcatcttgtcctgcaaattGTGCGTTAtgaaatttgaagccaaattactcattgcatatcagatttttcataacggGTGAAGAATCTGAATTttgtgagattaactccagaaatctttatttacatgttAAAAATGCTGTGCTTTCATTTTGAAATGGTCACTGGAAGTGCGTTCGCGAAGCCGCTAACTTGTGCTTTACACTCAGAGGGGGACGGAAAGTGCCCTACTCTTTTCATCATGCGTGTGgtgtcagcagtgttgttaatcttactttaaaaaagtaatcaattaCATGTCAGTCATGGAACAATCTCAACACAGAGGCATATAACACAATTTATTCAATTTcaaacatatatacatattggGTAGATATATTGGATAGAAAAAGAACAGCACcagaaaaataaattcaacaactttttaaaaagaggctcaAGGAAAACTGAAAAAGGAAATTGAATACTTTTTCAACTGTAAATGTGTCATGGAAGTTCACTTTTGAACCCTAAGACAAGTATCAATCAATAGCTcaaataagagaaaaaaaaatcagattcagcCAAGGATTGCCAGCGTCGAACACTTTATAAacaggatatacagtggggagaacaagtatttggtatcaaatacttgttctccccactgtatttggtatcaaatacttgttctccccactgtatatatccagggTACAAATGTGGCACAGTCAAAGGCTGTGATCTAGCGGAAGTACAATACGACAGTActtggcatgtgccggttaccggtttcaaggtttaccgtggtatgaaaacgtcacggtttcaaaaccactaaaattttccgtcatatcgtagtacggtattcgctattttacaAGTcttaaaaatgcagccagaagtattTTGGAGTGGCAGCACTCACCCCACCCTCTCCGGTTgttgatgtgtgtgtgtcagtgacgctattctgctaaacgccaaaaaagaaacactccaaacaaaaggcgtacttttcttgaacttatggaggtctcaaatcatggtaactgaaatatacagttttaaaacgttgatgtgaggaagtcatccatgaaaaagttcgccaaaaacaaaacacacattttcctttcaaattcaaaatacaaattaactaaACACTtacaaagacaaatgttagcctagtcttagctgggagagcaactttgtcgaggttataaatctcacggccactgagaaacaagcttgaatgaaggaaaagatgttcttgccctaagcacaaatgtaCGCTCGCTGGACAAGGAGAGGACTCACTCCCagtgtttttagatgaaacctttacacaacaatattcacattttaacaaacttatccatttttaacttattaacttatgaattctgcgtctttttaacacaaaggcatgacatgtagactagaATTGACACAgttgctgaaaatggcgaaacttcacttctgcttttgccccctcaaaaaaaaaaaaaaaaaaaaaaagtacagtcaatatttttcaattttatttagaagtgtttttacttttttatagcaattaatttAGTTCTTGCTCCAATCTTGAGCaacctgagctgtggctgtgggtagtctataagttctatttattttaattttatttaaaatattttttgtttttttatttattttaacataatattcatgttccaatttgcaaatattttctgaaaagtaaaaaaatcccggaaaaaagtttgtttgtttttttatcccatacctctcaaaataacacattttggagctataattgcaataccgtaaaaccgcggtatttttgctcacggttatcgtaccgtccaaatctcataccggcacatgcctcgaCAGTACACGACAagactctatagaccctactcacgtgacgtcacagccacgcccccgcgccatgttgtccggatactagtcatgttaatgcattagcgcttcgtaaattcctcctattatggcgtgtttttctgctcgttaacattaataatcaaaatggtgaagtcgtgtgtggcggtcggttgcaaaaacagagaagatagacggagagacttgaatttttaccgtattccgagagacctgaAGAGGAGacagagattgactgctgcaattcgacgagaaaactgggctccaaacaactaccacagattatgtagtagtcattttatatctggtaagatgcatttaatatatatttagggggttttgggctgacaaccacaattaagatcattgctaggctaatcgccgacaacatacactcagacgttgtgaatgaactacctgaaaatatataattataaggggataatcagacagttgtcatacaattaatttacaatttcactattgaggtcaaaagccaaaaaataaattcaactagggacaatctggagtagtgctatcgcacttcatatttattacgtattatatatgtatatagtgagagtgctatcgctaaaccatataaacattaaaagccctagctccattgacaaatgatatgaaatacattagacttgacagtggatgttagcaagaacaaaagattttgaattgaaaatttcgtaactcaccttccgagcacaagattcctgccgaattttcgtgtacgaggacatgtttcacccaaccagcaacgtagcatttataagcctccaagctcttaaagtttttcaaactttcgtgagaataggctgattttgtgtggacaagatagttgtaaatatcaggatatcagatgtcaggcgaagccagcgggtcgaaaaacatcgatttaggcatcaaatacggatctggcgaatggataaactgaagcttttccacgtaacgccttttaagcAACAgacccaatgagtttacagcgtcagataacaccggggcttccatcaattgctctataacttgctcgactaattgaaaacaatgagaataggtctgaaaaagaggtacaatatggcggccggaaacagcgacacgcccattttgtgacgtaggtgagtagggtctatatcggggtctccaaaccggtcctagaGGGctcctgtgggtcctggtttttgttaccAATCAAGagcagaccttttaaccaatgtggtttctactaaaacaagcagcacctgattgcagtcaactgattacacttatgaAACactagattggtgaaaaggagtggtcttgttttgttggaattaaatcctgcacccactgcagccctatgtggaatagtttggagacaacTGCTCTATATGCTTGTTGAAAGGGCGTTACTATGAAACGACACCTAGTATTAAATGAGAAGTGAAACTAATTACAGCCCAACTCTGGTGATtttccaaagaaaaaaattttttgagtTACGACCTTGAGCACTAGCTCTAGCTGGTACAGGAGGGAGTCAAATCAGTTAAGGCAGTCAACAGATACCCATTGTAAATGTTCAAAGGAATATATGGAGCACACGAACGTGGCTACAGTCTCACATGCAAGTATAACAAACACATAGTTTCACAGCAGTTCAAGTTTGTgtttttataagcatgaataaaatattcttccACAAAATGCATGGCAggaatattttgtcacatgctgcaattcagtttttttttacccagtGTGGCTTTTTGCGTGCGTTACTAAAGTTCCTTTCTTAGTGAactttttaccacaaagtgtgcatgcaaaaggcttttctccagtgtgtgtgcgcTTATGTCTTTCTAAATCAgtcttctgagtgaatcttttaccacaaagtgagcatgcaaaaggcttttctccagtgtgtgtgcgcttatgtatttttaaatgagtCTTCTGAGAAAATtttttatcgcaaagtgtgcaggcgaaaggcttctctccagtgtgtctgcGTGTGTGCGTTACTAAAGTTCCTTTTTGAGcgtatcttttaccacaaaatgagcaggcaaaaggcttctctccagtgtgtgtacgcataTGCGTTTCTAAATTACTCTTATgataaaatcttttatcgcaaagtgtgcaggcgaaaggcGTCTCTTCAGCGTGTctgcttgtgtgtttgtttaaaccTCCCTTATCGACGAAACTtttaccacaaattgtgcaggcaaaaggcttctctccagcgtGGTTTCTTGTGTGCGATTCGAAATGTCCCTTCTGAgaaaatctttgaccacaaattgtgcaggcgaaaggctcATCTCCAGTGTGTCTGcgtttgtgtttgtttaaatttcCCTTATGGGTGAATCGcttaccacaaagtgtgcaggcgaaaggcttctcgccagtgtgtgtacgcttatGCCTTTCTAAAAGAGTGTTCTGAtaaaatcttttaccacaaagtgagcaggcgaaaggcttctctccagtgtgtgtacgcttatGTATTTCTAAAGTAGTCTTCCGagtaaatcttttatcgcagagtgtgcaggcgaaaggcttctctccagtgtggctctgtgtgtgtttgtttaaatctCCCTTATGAGTGAATTGTTTACCACAGGAtgcgcagacaaaaggcttctccCCGGTGTGTGTACGCATGTGTACTTTTAGATAACGTTTCGAAGACAATGTTTTATCACAGATTGAGCAGGGAAAACGTTTACCAACCGCGCATTCCTTTGTGCCTCTTTTCAATGATGACCCGTTTAAAgattttgaatcattttggtcaaagtcatCATCCTCCTCATCAGGATTAAAGTCAGAAGAATGTGACGTCACGTCGTCGCTGTCTGAAAGCGGAGCTAAGAGGCTGTCCGGTTGTGTTCCTTCCTCTCCTTTTGTTGTCAGGTGCTGAAATGAGCTGTCACTCGAAGGGTTTGCTGCTTCGCTCTCTTCGCTTGGACTTTCGTATTCTTCGCTCTTCACAATGACAGTCAATGGAAATTGCGAGATTTCAGCTTCCTGGTCTTCTTCTTTCATGTCGGGGATCTCTGGCTCTGCCTCCTGTTTGATGTACGGCATCTCGGACTCCTCTTCCCTTTTAACAAGTAGGAGATTATGCTTCTCATGGTGAAGATCTTCTACAGTGACATCGGCGGGACactgggaggaaaaaaaatagcatatttctTTATAATATGGGGAGAAATCGACAGGTCAcacattgtgataaagttcattatttttcacaatgtaatgataaaaattacattttcatatattttagtttAATTACACACAACTctgtcaatggcgtaccgcaagcaacatgtcacttccgttcattaatattcatgacattagctagtgttgctaaggggggacacACCACCGTTTGtctctaataggaaatgaatggaaatcgtgtacgaaggagatgtttacagagctaaacctaccaattctctccgaaaatgatgtccatgGTGCCAaagtcactggcaaagatgtggaagaacaaaaatgttcagttaaagcagtacttctcaaaaagTGGGgtgggcccccccaggggggcgcagagtgatgctggggttggcgcatgtgaccttggggaacatacttttttgccgaactagaataaagtgtaattgcacatctgctgagtgggtggcagtggcgctctcgttttcagcatgtgcgcagtatttttgaaccaaacaagagcacacagaaaagagcagtggagatatgaaaagctaagacaaagaaatatgacaaagcgtatgtagcatttagcttttgacttttagtacagtgggagacgaggaaagacgagtctgtttattttgtctaaaaatgttagcagcggacagcaggaaaaaaaattttcagcgaaaaggtgccaaatattgctaacaatcgtcccgctttgttagtgttacatcagtaaaccagcgagcactgtcagcatcacatAAGGTGGCATAACAAGTTGCTCAATGTACAACAACCCAacaccacagcaaaggagctgataccgcctgcagcaaaaataaaaactgtctctctgtccaatgacactgtcgtctttgttctattaatttttgttttttcagtctaatggtttggcatattgtcctcttgagtaaatgttgctaatcaatttgactttaggattatttttttatttgatttttttttttttttttcagaatcatacggtcaaaaaaatgtctcgagtctatttttacagtatggatgtgttttttttttttaacactttattttttcttcttctttaatattaaaaagcacacagtgttatgcagaggtgtacttatattataataataagaattttgtAGAAAAATGATactacggtatatttacagtggcggcagagagttggggaggCGGGGAACGTTTATGCCTTCCTgtgggggggcataacagaaaagaattgagaaacactgagttaaagagatggcttgagtgtcgaaggctgaaaagacggaaaaaaaaacaaaaaacaacgagccgacctaagcatagccttagcttttttatcggcgcgactgacaatgacattctccaattacaacaagctatcctttaccaccagccctttctttattatatattatatcctctggttgtctacaTCTCTGACGTTCTTGGGcgtaatttagttagttttgtgtagcgatcgcaaatgctactcggtcacagccaacgaacacttttaaatttttcattgataacaaatcttaattctataatttatttacacttcccccttactaaagttttttttttttttttttttttttacaacagaaaaggtcaaGTGGTgctattcgtttgtgctacgtttgtgctagttgttaggacacccctctaaCATGTTATGTTAATGGCGCGTACCGACTCGCTCCCTCTGTTAATGGTGCGTACAAACTCTCTTATCTAATATGTTATGTTAATGGCGCGTACCGACTCGCTCCCTCTGTTAATGGTGCGTACCAACTTTCTTAATAAAaaaggggtgtcctaacaactagcaagaacgtagcacaaacgaatagcACCACTtcggaaccattttgcagtaaatgatgggcttagagcaggggtgggcaaactattccacaaagggccgcagtgggcgcgggtttttgttcatacccatcatgaggacagcctttcaccaatccggtttcttacaagtgcaatcagtagatttcagtcaggtgcttcttgtttccactgatacctcattggctaaactgtctgtgctgaataagtttgaacaaagaccaggacccactgcggccctcgaggaccggtttgcccacccctggcttagagggacgtcatcactcgaaattaatatctcaagccccccaatttactgcaaaatggacccgaatttgtttgtgctacgttcgtgctaaatgttaggacacccctctgttattgagagagttggtatgctccattagccgcgggagctaagctaagaaaaaaaaaagctacgagtgacgtcaccactcaaAATTAagatctcaataaaagcataatactgtatctacaaaaccgttgcagcacaaacgattaagtcctttttatttaaatttgcatctgatgaggGGGGCAACTTTACAGAggtcttttgtttttcttgtttttttcacttctgggtcatcttctttgcaattgtcttgcgagccttttgcattcatgctgcgagccatttgctgtcgtgttgtggcaattgggtttcgtgcttttgccaatttacaATCGCACTTTAGAGTTCGGGGAtcatgttgtggcagtttgcattcgtgcttttttcttttgcaaagcgtttgcaattgaggttcatgttttttttctatttgcaaagtattttgacttagcagttcgcctgacacctctcggccaccgtagatATGGGCTTATTGGCCTCCAGTCACATTCAATGATCACAATCACATCAAAGCAAGTCTGATATTGcatgaaaaatacaacaacaaatgtGATGATCTTACCCTCATTTTCTTTTGCAGTTGTTCGTCGTGACCTGAATTTCCTCTCCTCATTGACTTGGATGTTTGGGATTGCGTTGGCATTCACTTAGTAGTAATTTGTCGCATCTTAAAAAGAAGTCGAGAAGGGTCTTATACAATTTAATGTATTCACTCATGTTAACCGATCTACTTTTCCTAAAAAACAAA includes:
- the LOC130915759 gene encoding gastrula zinc finger protein XlCGF57.1-like isoform X1 → MPTQSQTSKSMRRGNSGHDEQLQKKMRCPADVTVEDLHHEKHNLLLVKREEESEMPYIKQEAEPEIPDMKEEDQEAEISQFPLTVIVKSEEYESPSEESEAANPSSDSSFQHLTTKGEEGTQPDSLLAPLSDSDDVTSHSSDFNPDEEDDDFDQNDSKSLNGSSLKRGTKECAVGKRFPCSICDKTLSSKRYLKVHMRTHTGEKPFVCASCGKQFTHKGDLNKHTQSHTGEKPFACTLCDKRFTRKTTLEIHKRTHTGEKPFACSLCGKRFYQNTLLERHKRTHTGEKPFACTLCGKRFTHKGNLNKHKRRHTGDEPFACTICGQRFSQKGHFESHTRNHAGEKPFACTICGKSFVDKGGLNKHTSRHAEETPFACTLCDKRFYHKSNLETHMRTHTGEKPFACSFCGKRYAQKGTLVTHTRRHTGEKPFACTLCDKKFSQKTHLKIHKRTHTGEKPFACSLCGKRFTQKTDLERHKRTHTGEKPFACTLCGKKFTKKGTLVTHAKSHTG